The Elgaria multicarinata webbii isolate HBS135686 ecotype San Diego chromosome 1, rElgMul1.1.pri, whole genome shotgun sequence genome includes the window GACAaaatgatggtagggaaacgcaacttccccctgtctgatgaggcTCTAAAATATGCCCCACCCCAGTTTGGCTTTGGCACCCAGCCCTTTTGGCTTTGGCTCAGAACGTTATTTGAATGTGACTGGTAAGAACATtcctgaaatagaatttggcccttgggctgacagATATTCAACAGCCCTGCTTAAACCCCTCTCAGAAGCAGATCTTGaaagccattaaaaataaaacctacgTTATGGTTCATTTTGACTCAGTGCACAACCATTTGTCAAATATTAAAAACCTGGTTGTCATTGTCAAGAAGAATTAAAGGAAACTACACCATGAAAAACAACTTACATTATGAATTCATGATGGCCGTGAACAGACCTAATTATTAACTGTGGTTTATTGTTGCATAACCAAGCCTGTGTAAGTCTGAGGCTCATGTGCtcccctcttcccttctctgGCACAACTGTGAGGAGAAAATcaaaagcttttgcttccatttttaactaaCCAAGGTTATCATTTCATCTGGACTTGGACAAACTGTGATTAGTCTTAACTTTGGTTTACTGAAACAAGTCTACTTCAAACCTCAGTTTATGAAGCTGACTTCTTAGGATTAATGTGTTAGGATTTCAATTaactgtggttaattgaaaatggaagtgaaagcttccaccATCCTTCTTGTGGCTGTAGTTGTAGAGAAGGGGGCTTGTACATGCTCATTCGAGTAACATTAAACCATACTTTAACATTATGTTTGAACCAGTCCATTGTGTTTGTCAGTTGTATTTTAAGAAAAGATAGAAAGGCACTTACTTGTGATACATACAGAATGCTTACTACAGAATATGGGGTGTACCATCAGAACTGATTGATGCCTGCAAAAAACAATAGTCTGATAGAAATGAATCTTGCAGAATACTTTTTGCTTGAAAAACTAAAGCTCTAAAGTCTCTCAAATCCATTCTCTCAAATCTGTGTTATTAACAAAATGGTATATGAAAAAACTAGcaacctttttattattattattacatctttATCCTTCCTTTCATCCAAGGAACTCATGATGTTGTGAAAAAGGCTAGGACATAGCAAATGAGCCAAGCAACCCTGAGAGTGCCATGGCTAAACAGGGATTTAAACTTGTGTCTTCCCAGTTGAAGTCCAATATTGTACTAACTCAACATGTGTGGCTTGAGATTTTTTCAAAATTAAACGGTGAAGCTAAATACTGGTTAATGATGACTTTTAAGTTTTTGAATCCCCTAGTGATTAGTGGCTGCTAAATCATTGTATCTTCTAATTCATTTTTTCAATTGGATTTTTACCAAATAGACTGATTTCATtggtttgtatccaatgttaatcaaACTTAAGgctcattaattttaatggatctactctaagtaggattaatattggatacaaccctttaaTTTAAAAGGCACCTAGTAAACACTCAGACAGTTATCTTCCCATAAAACATTAAGCAATATTGCATAAAATACAAGGAATCTAGAAATGTTTGTGTCTTCATTTTTTTAACCAGAGATACAGAAATCTTGCCAATTTCAGCACACCCaagcttttcttttcccctcactCTTGAGATATTCAGGAGTAAGTCTGCATGTTATagtgccaaaataataataatagcccattATTTTTGCAAACCGGCACTCAGCGAGAGAGATCCGGTTGCAAACCTTTTCTCTGCAAATCAAATTGAATTTCGTAATGTTACACCAAGTAAAAAGTTAATGATTCATGGTTATGTATATAAGATGACCAGATTAATTTAACAAGGACATAATCAAATCCCGATCAAAGTGTTTGGCTCCATGTTTCATGTTTACATTGTTGTTTCTCAACATTCTTAGCTTGTGTAGCAGCTGCTTGTTTTCTTCAAGTTACTTATAGGAATATAGGCGCAATCACATTCATGCTTTTCACATATCTGTTGAAAATGCAAGCGAACCAATCCTCAGAGTTGCTTATGTATGTAGACTTAAGCTTGCTTCCCACCTTACAATTTTGAATCTTCGGAGTGCTCCTTAAAGTCATGCTGTCATGTCTGATAATGTATTCTGGGAATGCACTGTGTACTTAACTAGCTCTGTCAGATGCTTGCATTTTAGAGCTTCTTCAGGTGTACTAAATAGTTTGAATTCAGGTCTGTTAAAGCCTTCATCATGTGTTTTCCTGACTGTGTAAGGGCTAAAATGGGACAGGGCCATGCATGTGTCCCTGTGTGCACTGGCCCTGCTCCCTCAGATCCGTGACCTTGCAGTTTTGAGCAATACAGTCTGCAGAAGAGTTTTACTCATCTCCGCTTGGGAACTCTCAGATCATTCCTTGTTTGATCAGGGCTAGCAATCACCCTGAGAGATCTAGAGCCTTTCCAACAAGGCTTCTATTGTACACTTGTCATTGCTCATTCATAGTAGTTTgcgagtcctttacatgatgttgcctcatggtgcttccccccctccccagcaaggAAAGTCTGTTATTATTTagaaatgacagaatgaaagtctcatgtaattgtgcaattctgctataccacagtgccatctagtgattgtgtaatgaaacatatagagaggcagagaaagaaaaaccgcAGAAGAAAAAGGAGCAGATCCAGAAGCAGGGATAAAAGCCTCTTGTAGAAATGCCCCTATTTGCATTCAAGTAAATGTGAGTAGAACTCCCCTGCAGGCCTTATTGAAAACACGGCAATCTGAGGAGGCACGGTTGGTGGGCACATGGATGTTGGGTGCAGGACCAGCATCTGCATCCCCAGTTTTAGTCCTCAAACATTTGGGAAAATACATGAAGAGGGCTATTCACATACTGAGCATTCTAAGGAGACCTATTTCAGACATAGGAGTCAGGCAAATCGCATACTCCTGGTTCAGCACTGTGGCACACAGGTAGGAGTGCTCTGGGGTTTGGCAAGTACCCTTCTCCCTATCCCACCCATCTCTTCCTCCAAGAGGCACCCTACTCAATATGTGAAGCCAGAAATCTGTACAGGCCTTACCGGTTACTATTAGTTGTGTGTTCCAGCAGGGCATCAGCATAGAGTGAAGCACTCTATCCATTCAGAATAATAAGGAGCAGAAggattgaaaaagaaaaggcctAGCAGGGGGAGGGCTAGGTAGCGAGAGGCAAGAGAACCAGAGTTGGTGTAAAGacattgttccagcaggccttcctcCTAGGAATTGAGGCTTATAAGTTGAAGCTTTCATGCCCCACCTAGGGCTCAGCTACAGAACATCAGAGGCTTCCAGAAGGATTCCTTGTGATGAGGAAGGCCCTGGCCACAAGGAGCCctctactcatgaggagccctCCTTTGCAACTGGCCATTTCTTACAGTGATAAttctggcctgcctcttgagacgCCACAACTCTCGAGACTAGATTGTTGCTCAGCCTCTCACCTCTTCTTGCGGGGATGGACCAAAGGCCCAATATCCTTCTGGTCTGTCTCCTGGCATGAGCTGCTCCTCAGTGTGGTTGGTCTCTGGGAggtctagctcctcctctgaagaggattcaGACTGGCTACCTTAAGGGAGTTTCCACAAGTGCATTCCCAAGTAACTGGCACTCTAAATAAGGGATTTGAGTGATAGCTCACAAGTGACACATTCAGAAGGGCAATATCCATCCCCAATGCTCAAAGGTCCTATAAACTGGGTTTGGCACACAACACACAGCCACCATCGCAGAGCAACAGGAACAGTCGCTCTAAACTCCCAACAAAAGGAAGTACCTGTTTAATGAAGTCCTTCCAGTTTCCCTCCCATGACCATTGTCAACCTGAGCAATGTTTGGAAGTGCCTTGTGTGGCTCACCAAAAAAGTCCGGGTGACTTTTCTCCACTGTCATCATAGGTCGTTGAGGGCATCTGTGGTAGCGTGGAGAAAATGCCCTGCGTCAAGTGGTGAGCAACGGGGAGTAGTTTTTAAACCAGCTTCCAACCTTATGCACTGGGTGTGCCAGCCTCCAGAGCAATTTGGATGTCCCTAATACAATTATCAATTGTGCATTAAAGAACCTGAAGTGGGATGGGAGAAGGGGTGAACTGAACACACCCTTCCATAGAAATTCTGGCATGCATTTGGTTAGAATATAGAAAAAGCAAGGCAGAAAGTAAGTACATTGTGTCTATGTAGAACAGGCAGCATGTTCTTTTCCCTGTGAATAACAATGCAGGCAAGTTGTTTCTGCCATGGGAAGGACCTAGTGAGGCATTATTTTTATGGAATTACCTCAAGTGCTGAAAATAAGCTGGGACAATGATTGCTGAAACGCTTCGCTGTGAAAATGTGCTAAGCTCCATCTGACATTAAAAGTTGTATACGCGTACACGTACAGACACACGGTGCATTAAGGAAAGTGCTTACTGAAATGGATCTGCAGCAACTTCTTGCACACAGCTGGAGAAGAAAagcagtacagcaccatgtacattgatggtgctatataaataaataaataaataaataattataatatataaactgggggaggggggagtctctCCTAGAGATTGCCTCCATGGCACCGCTTTGCCACTAAACCCCACAGttttgctgctgcggggtgggTGTGGGTAATTACCATTGCAgaaggcagcacaggctttctggcagcTATCCTGGTACTTAAGCCCACCCCTTGGcctctgcctggcttctggcTTCCAATCAGCAGTTGCCGTCCACCTTGGAATGCCCCGGCTCACAGcagaagggccgtggtgacctcaCATCAAAGGAAAAAAGTCACGGTAAGTTCCCACCTTTTTAAAGGCATAGCTTCAGGGAAAAGTCCCATGGTGCTCAACCTTTTTACTGTTGCTGGACCATTTATAGGTATACCACTTGCTGAAGCAAGCATAGTTCAGGGCTTGGCAGCTTGTGGGCTGCATGGCCCTTTTTGTGTTCCCCTTCTCATTCCACTCAAATTCAGTGTCACAGAGGCAAAAACAGTGTTaaatttgcttgaaaacaagacAGACGGGGAACACACACcatgttttcaagcaaaattgcCATCTTGGGCCCTCACTGTGTGCCTTGTTTTCAAgaaaaatcatgggttgtttcaccactGCGGCTCTGCCAAATTTCAACATCAAATTTGGCAGTGTGGGGCAGCAGTGCGCCTCCCACCAGATGTCAGAGATTTACCCGGCCCCGGCATAGATGAACAGTGCCGGTACAGATACACATCAGTCCATCAGCCATAAAACTTCAACAAACCCTCAGCCAAAATACAAAGTGGATGGAAGACATTATTTAGATGAGGCTGAGTAGAGTATTGGGATGAGAAGAGGAGGGGTAAAATCTATGAGGAGAAATTAATTATGaccgttttatttttttttaaagcattcttaGTCTGCCCGTCAGCCAAAAtggcttctggagcagcttataTCCAGTTAATACAAACAAGACAAGTCTCTAGGTTTGCAATTTAAAAGGACaagacacaaaagaaaaaagggctgGTGAGGGAAGAGGTAAAAAACCAagtgttgcttttttcttttcttttttttttagcagaaatGGCCCTACTTCCCAtctcatctccctctgctgcagcctgctggAGTGGCTGCCGCTGGTGACTCTTGAGGGAGGATCCTTAGGGAGGTGGTTCttcagcagggctgatggaaAGGCAGAGATTTAGTGGCAGAGAATTGCTTGGAACTCCACCATTAAACAAATGAACGTGTACTTTGCCAGCCTTTTGAGTCTTCCCATGTTTCTGAGGGCAATGTAATATGGAGTCACCACAGATCACTGCCATTAAATTATGTTCCCTAATGAGGAAAATCCAAACGGCCAACTAGTCTGTCTGAACTCACATGCCCTGGCTATAGTCTTCAGTTGTCCCTCAGGCCCAGAAAAAGAGCAAAAATGTTTGTGGGACCTGACTGCAAGCAAAAGCTCTCAACAAATTCACACACAAGTAGACAAACCATGATTCTTGGCACTTGGTCCTCTCAGGTCCTCTCACTCCTTTTTGTATGTGTTTACTTTGGTAGGACTTTGTAATGGTGTTGCTCCGCCTGATGAGGCATTCTCTCTTGTTGAAAGGGCTCCATGTTCCATTGTCTAAGTAATCAGTGGCCGCGATATGCCCTCCTTTAATCTCCAAACTCTTAGTTTCACGAACAGGGAACTTGATTCTTTCTGTGCTTGCCAATGTCCTGTTGACAGGAGGAACAAGTCAAGGACAGGACCAGACTGGTAGGGAATGAGCAATACACATGCTATTCGTGCAGCTATAGCAACCAGGGAGAAAAATGGCGAGTTCTATGCTTTACAGGTGTGGTCTGGCATTGGGATAAGGAAAGGCCTTCCGTTGTATTAATTGCGGCAGGTTTGCTGCTGTTCCCAACACCATACTCCAAGGTGATGCCTTCAAGTTTAGCAATCTCCATGCTGTTATACAAACCTTTACATTTAAATGCAGATTAGTTACAGCCAAGTCTGGTGGCATTTACATGTTTACTGAACTTTGATTTGCATTTAGGTCTGGGGAGCAACTTATCTCCTGCTGACCATAATCACTGCAGTGTAAACTGGGAGGTGTGGAGAAGAGGGTTGCTGTGCTCCGATTAGCACACTGTGCACAATTTAAATGAGAAATACCCAATGGCATCTGCATAACTGACTTTTGTGTGTAAATAAGCCTACTAACCTTGGAGAATTGGAATTATTCCCTggtgtgcaaactgggtcaaatGTATGCAAATATACATAGTAAACATGACTCCTAAGTTAAATGCAAGTGGCTTTTAagattttggcaaattcttaccCCAACCCATAActtaactgtagggtgaccatatgaaaaggacagggctcctgtatattttctgcatagaaaaaggaatttcagcatgtatcatttgtataaatggagaacctggcgaaattccctcttcatcacagcagttaaagctgcaggagctatactagagtgaccagatttaagagagagcagggcacctgcaactttaactgttgtgatgaagagaaaatttcaccaggttctccatatatacaaatgacatcctgaaatttccttttcaatacaactgttaaagatacaggagccctgtcctccttttcatatggtcatcctacttaattgtgtgtgtgtgtgtgtgcgcgcgcgcgtgtgcacCTAGGGCTTGCAAATGTTTCCTGTAAAATTCTGCAAGGGCTTTCCCTAGAACCAAATGATctgaacagatttttttcttcttggCGGTGTTCCCAGCCCCTGGTTTATTTCCCATGTTATGGATGGCTGCTGTATTGAAGGTCCACAGATGTGCTTTCGCTGGATGTAGAGATTATTCAGCTAGCTGACAGCTTCTGTTCTTTCAGCAATGAATGGGTGTGAAGAGGAGGGGCTTTTGAATGAAAGGAAAGGTTTCCCCGTCCCACCTAATTCATCTGAAAAATTATGGAGGCACAAGTCACCTCCTCCCAGCACCCTGTTTTTCTGTTTCCTGCGATAGGAAGCTGTCTCAAGAACCTCTTTGTTttgggggcggcatataaataaaatatatcaataAATCTTAGATGTCCCTGGAAAAGGAAGACAAACCCTCTTCCTCAAGGTACAAAACCCTCCTGAAATTAATATCTAACTTTGCTAATGTAAGCCTGCCATGTTTCTCTTTGTTTCTGCACGGGCAAGAGACAGATCTGAGTTACATCCACgctttatgttttcagaaatggtgtTCAGCCATTGCATTTTTGTCCCAGAATGCCAACTGTAATCTGATACTTGCAACACTTGCAGTGACTCATTCAGACTGCAACCCCCATTTTGAAACTGAGTCTATACTGAAGACTCATAGCTACAAGATCTGGCCCAatttttgattcccccccccccttcagtttCTTCTCCCATTTCCTGCCTCTTGGGGTTAAAATAGATGCTAAATTAAATACGTAATATGCAGCCAATCCTTacctcttttttttaaccttgaaGTAAATACATAGGGCCCTGCTGATCCAGATCACCATATGCAGGTAGGAAAAATGTAAACCTTCCCATCTAGCCATATCCTCCACTAAATTTGTTTCCCATTTGTGGTGGCTAAAAAGGAACCATTGGCTGTAGCAGTGGTGTTCCTGGTGGAAATGTAAACtgttagaactggtttgttgatatggatcaacatagcTGCCTGGGGTTTTAGCCTCTCTTTGGTGGTGTGGGAACTGTcacgatgagtgcctgcacttgaAAATTTACCCTAGACTGCAGATCCAATCATCCCATGTCTTAGAGtctaatttgcatttctgcaatggCTTCCTTCCCCGACTTTACCTTGGGATCTGAACATGGAGACACTCTGATTTCACCAgagtctttttttctctctcctcctattCCCCCTCACCACCTGCTTTGTGTAATATCTTGCCTTATGAAGAGATCTGCaggtcttgaaagcttgcacaatttttgtgatcttttggttgacctaataaaggtattattcaAATGtggattaatttatttttatagtcAGCATGATTATATTTTCCCTCCCAAATCTCTCTTGACAGGCATCACCCCATATTGGTCTGCCTAATAGCGTGACCACAGTGAACCTGTCTAGCATCAAGGGATTTAAACTGCTCTTTTAAAAACAGCTATCGCAAGATTATCACCATCCCAATTTCATTTGCTGATAGCCAAACAAAATGTCcaatggcaccttaaagactaacatgtttattttggcataagctttcatggacacagtCCATTTCGTCATATGCATGAAGTGTTCTTCTCAGTTGGCAAGTCTATACACATATcattggggtggaggtggggattgtaaacagtgagggaATTGAAACACAGAAAGTGCAGACAGTAGTGAGTTGATTAACATATGTAGCATgataaaatgtttttgttattCAAGCCACAGGGGAGTTTTGTCTTTTGATGAATTGTAATTTAGCAGTTTCACACTGCAATCAgtctttgaagttcctttgttcaatAATGGCCACCTTAACATCATTTACAGAGGCCTAGTTTGCATGTCATGGCCAATTCCTGTGTTGATTtctgacatccaaacctggaactctggcttATTTATGATTAAACAATCCAAATTTAACCCAACAATTGCTCATGTTTAGTTGTTGGGTCAACTCTGGGTTGACCCAACTCTTAATgcataaacaacccaggaattccaGATTCGGATATCACAAAACAACCCAGTAATAGGACATTGTTGATTGAAAACTGAAGTGGCAAATTCCTGGGTTCAGCAATCCAGGAATTGGCAGTGATGTGAACTTTGTCAGAGCATCCTAGGAGGTTGAAGTGTTGCCCCACTGTTTTTTGAAAATTGCCATTTGTGCTGATAGATTTGTAGCCATTTATTATTTTGTGTAGATACTGGCTTGTTTGTCCTATGAAGAATGTAGTAGGTCATTGCTGGCAATTGATGGCGTACATTACATTGGAAAATGCACAGGTGTATGAACCCCGGATGTTGAGGATGGTGTTGTTAGGTTCTGTAATCGTGTTACCAGAGTGGATATGGGGACAGAACTGGCATTTGGGTCTGCTAAGGGGTCTGGTTCCTGTGTGTATTTCTGTTATTTGgctacttacttcagagtaggacATGTATAGGACTGAACTGTTCATTTAGGAAATGACATGTGCTTAAGGGTCCATTGATGAGGCTTGCTGGCcacttgattaaataaataagccataatTCAGGACATTTATTAAAATCCTACTCTTCTATATTATTGAGGACTCTAAGTGGCTTCCAagttttgttttcaaaacaataaaacaatggagCATCTTATTTTCGTTGGATCTGGTTTTGGCACATGTTTTGTCTATGTTCTgtgggagctccatcacaccagtgatttatcacagtcttgccatgcctggtatgtgtttttgcagcgaggtactcacatgatgtcgtccctcccctgtgctcatctcacctcttcccctcccttttccaacttattttggagcggggaaagtctgggttTTTCGCCTCCATGCACAATAAAGccgtgcctccccccccccatatattgctctccttccttgcactatattggaccatcctgttttttgttgggtgtgtgtgttgaagggtggtcttgctgacaaaagaggagtgtggggcagttctctgctcaactgtgaagggggagggagagagggcgtcCAAACACCCTGCGGAGAAGGCAAGCAAGTCTGCTGCCACCTGTGCCCAGACTTAGTctcattcaactctatggttcttactcctgagtaggcatgtctagatttcctgaccagaacaatgtcagtttcccattgccatgccaacattgaccacaaacttctccaaaaactaattgtaatactttctcttccttatattgtttattatgatcttaggggaaagcatagtgtgttgttttaccgtaattgtgcagtttcaggctgccgtactatagtatttgcacagaaataaaaatatatacaaaatcaactgcagggggaaggagaacataggggTTGGGGCGGAAGATTTCACCAGCACAGTAGCGCTCCAGTTGAAAAGATGCAttagctgaaagagcgcaacaacacacagacgtgaaagtgcccagtgctcgacTTCCTAAGGAAATGAAGGGGGAAACCGCAGACTtaaagcggggtgggtgggatggtggGATGGAGCTGGGGAACTGTAACATATGGGCTCCATAATTCTGCACTTAAAACACCCAAGTACTGTCACTGGAGAAAACTATATGTGCATAAATGAGCTGAGGTTGCATGCTGCACATACAGTAACACATGGAGTTGCATAATTTGACTTTTGTCAATGTGTAATGCAGAAATTATTTGTTTGGGAAGACAAGAGAGCTTTGATAACTGAGcatcataaaaatgtaataaataaataaataaacaaacaaacaaaccttcctATCTACAACAACATGCCAAAATATAGCCATTCTAACCACTATTTTTCATCTTTCCCCTCCTAGGATGCAACTCCTTAATCCATGATGAATGAATGCCACTATGATAAACAAATGGACTTCTTTTATAACATGAGTAAAACAGACACGGCGGATGAGTGGTCGGGGACAACGCTGGTCATTGTTTTATGTTTCGGGACCTTCTTTTGcttctttattttcctttcaaATTCACTGGTTATCGCTGCTGTGGTAAAAAACAAAAAGTTTCACTACCCCTTCTATTACTTGCTAGCCAATCTAGCTGCTGCGGACTTTTTTGCAGGCATCGCTTATGTATTCTTGATGTTCAATACTGGCCCAGTGTCAAAAACATTAACTGTTAATCGATGGTTTTTGCGCCAGGGACTCCTGGACACAAGCCTCACAGCTTCTCTGGCCAACTTATTAGTCATTGCTGTTGAGAGACATCTGTCTGTTGTGCGGATGAGGATCCACAGTAACCTCACAAAGAAGAGAGTCACCTTTTTCATTTTGTTGATCTGGGCCATAGCTATTTTCATGGGCTCAGTGCCCACGTTGGGCTGGAACTGTCTCTGTGACATTTCAACCTGCTCTTCCCTGGCTCCTATCTACAGCAGGAGCTACTTGATATTCTGGACAGTCTCCAACTTGGGGGTTTTCCTCATCATGGTGGTGGTGTACATAAGAATCTACATGTATGTCCAGAGGAAAACCAATGTTTTATCTCCGCACACTAGTGGATCCATCAGTCGCAGGAGGACTCCAATGAAGCTTATGAAGACAGTCATGGCGGTGTTAGGTAAGTTGTTCCTCCTCTGCACCATTTAACCcgcttgttcatctgcctttcgctctagcccagacaacagaggtggtgagaaggaggagcagtagatgtcactACCTACTTGCtcagtgtctgtctgtctgtctgtctgtgaagcaagcaagtggtagcaatgatgagaaatgaggagcaatagaagctggtgactatgatggtgagaaggtagaatTCATTGAGAGACGGACCCCATGGAGGGCATCTTGCCCAGAAGAGAGCTTTTTCATTTTGTCTGTGAGGAAGCAATAAATGAGTAATGAAGGTGTCAA containing:
- the LPAR3 gene encoding lysophosphatidic acid receptor 3 — encoded protein: MMNECHYDKQMDFFYNMSKTDTADEWSGTTLVIVLCFGTFFCFFIFLSNSLVIAAVVKNKKFHYPFYYLLANLAAADFFAGIAYVFLMFNTGPVSKTLTVNRWFLRQGLLDTSLTASLANLLVIAVERHLSVVRMRIHSNLTKKRVTFFILLIWAIAIFMGSVPTLGWNCLCDISTCSSLAPIYSRSYLIFWTVSNLGVFLIMVVVYIRIYMYVQRKTNVLSPHTSGSISRRRTPMKLMKTVMAVLGAFVVCWTPGLVVLLLDGLNCTRCEVQNVKRWFLLLALLNSVMNPIIYSYKDDEMSSTMRRMICCSFEERSQERRSSRIPSTVLSRSIDTSSQYLENGISQGTISGKENT